A stretch of the Streptomyces venezuelae genome encodes the following:
- a CDS encoding cellulase family glycosylhydrolase, producing MTACTHDHPRDGDIVIPPRLRLPAVAVAGTLLGTLIVGLAETSPTASAAVPAAGPAAATVHEAETATVSRGLVESNHTGYTGSGFVNYDNTSGSYVEWTVNAAAAGSAVLTLRHANGSTANRPMTLTVNGSTVAANKAFHSTGSWTTWATTGLTASLKAGPNTIRATATSAAGGPNVDHLAVDSATTPPQPGATPVAVNGQLAVCGTKLCNRYGKPVQLRGMSSHGTQWYAQCLTGGSLDALAKDWNADVLRVSTYVQEGGYETDPQKYTDLAHSLIEAATARGMYVIVDWHMLDPGDPHYNLARAKTFFTAIANRHKDKNNIFYEVANEPSGVGWSTVKSYAEKIIPVIRGIDSNAPVLVGTRAWSSLGVSEGANENEVVNNPVNAANILYTFHFYAASHGDEYLAALTRAADRIPVFVTEFGTQNYAGEGANDFTMTQKYLDLMAAKKISWVNWNFSDDHRSGAVFKTGTCNAGGPWTGTAPLKPAGVWIRDRIRTADNFPTG from the coding sequence ATGACCGCATGCACACACGATCACCCACGGGATGGAGACATCGTGATACCCCCACGCCTCCGGCTGCCGGCCGTTGCCGTCGCCGGAACCCTCCTCGGCACCCTGATCGTCGGCCTGGCCGAGACCTCCCCCACCGCCTCCGCCGCAGTCCCGGCCGCAGGCCCTGCCGCGGCCACCGTCCACGAGGCCGAGACCGCCACCGTCTCCCGAGGCCTGGTGGAGTCCAACCACACCGGCTACACCGGCAGCGGCTTCGTCAACTACGACAACACCAGCGGCAGTTACGTCGAGTGGACCGTCAACGCCGCCGCCGCGGGCAGTGCCGTGCTCACCCTGCGCCACGCCAACGGCAGTACCGCCAACCGGCCGATGACCCTCACGGTCAACGGCAGCACCGTCGCGGCGAACAAGGCGTTCCACAGCACCGGCTCCTGGACCACCTGGGCCACCACCGGCCTCACCGCCTCGCTCAAGGCGGGACCCAACACCATCCGGGCCACCGCCACCAGCGCGGCCGGCGGCCCCAACGTCGACCACCTCGCCGTCGACTCCGCCACCACCCCGCCCCAGCCGGGCGCCACCCCGGTCGCCGTCAACGGCCAACTTGCCGTCTGCGGCACCAAGCTCTGCAACCGGTACGGCAAACCGGTCCAGCTGCGCGGTATGAGCAGCCACGGCACCCAGTGGTACGCCCAGTGCCTGACCGGCGGATCGCTCGACGCCCTCGCCAAGGACTGGAACGCCGACGTCCTGCGCGTCTCCACCTATGTGCAGGAGGGCGGTTACGAGACCGACCCGCAGAAATACACCGACCTCGCCCACTCCCTGATCGAAGCGGCCACCGCCCGCGGCATGTACGTCATCGTGGACTGGCACATGCTCGACCCCGGGGACCCCCATTACAACCTGGCCCGCGCCAAGACCTTCTTCACCGCGATCGCCAACCGCCACAAGGACAAGAACAACATCTTCTACGAGGTGGCCAACGAGCCCAGCGGGGTGGGCTGGTCCACCGTCAAGAGCTACGCCGAAAAGATCATCCCGGTGATCCGCGGCATCGACTCCAACGCCCCCGTCCTGGTCGGCACCCGCGCCTGGTCCTCCCTCGGAGTGTCCGAAGGGGCCAACGAGAACGAGGTCGTCAACAACCCGGTGAACGCCGCCAACATCCTCTACACCTTCCACTTCTACGCCGCCTCGCACGGCGACGAGTACCTGGCCGCGCTGACCCGCGCAGCCGACCGGATCCCCGTGTTCGTCACCGAGTTCGGCACCCAGAACTACGCCGGTGAAGGGGCGAACGACTTCACCATGACGCAGAAGTACCTCGACCTGATGGCCGCCAAGAAGATCAGCTGGGTCAACTGGAACTTCTCCGACGACCACCGCTCCGGGGCCGTCTTCAAGACCGGCACCTGCAACGCAGGCGGCCCCTGGACCGGCACCGCCCCGCTGAAGCCGGCCGGCGTCTGGATCCGCGACCGGATCCGCACCGCCGACAACTTCCCCACCGGCTGA
- a CDS encoding serine hydrolase domain-containing protein, producing the protein MPLSPQRHLAVSATLLTALVAGLAPAATAHAAPAAPAAPATSPAAVPSPAPDLEGVDRALRDAMAQGAPGAMARLTGPGWVESRTEGVRDRTSGAAMDTKARFRIGSVTKTFSSVVLLQLVDEGKLELDAPVNRYLPGLLPDDRITVRHLLSHRSGLADYTEAMFEHTVPGFEAVRNRVFSHQELVDLSLREPRTTEPGAAYKYSNTNFVVVGMLIEKLTGRPVAKEYERRIIKRLGLRNTSYVHPETRIKGLHVRGYLHPDEAGAPLVDSTEQTASWAQSAGAMISNPADLNTFMSALLRGRLLSPRMLEAMTTMTPTDTTNTRFYGLGLRRYDLSCGTSVYGHTGTVQGFYTYAFTTRDGRRSLSALANTSNRGVANTALGGTLEAAFCGKKPAVAGSAKARGFSVAPAEADLPERG; encoded by the coding sequence GTGCCCCTGTCGCCGCAACGGCACCTGGCCGTCAGCGCCACCCTGCTCACCGCCCTGGTGGCCGGTCTCGCACCGGCCGCCACGGCCCACGCCGCGCCCGCGGCACCCGCAGCACCCGCCACCTCCCCCGCCGCGGTGCCGTCGCCCGCGCCCGATCTCGAGGGTGTGGACCGGGCGTTGCGCGACGCGATGGCCCAGGGCGCACCGGGCGCGATGGCCCGGCTCACCGGCCCCGGCTGGGTGGAGTCGCGTACGGAGGGCGTCCGGGACCGCACCTCGGGCGCCGCCATGGACACCAAGGCCCGCTTCCGGATCGGCAGCGTCACCAAGACCTTCTCCTCCGTGGTGCTGCTCCAGCTGGTGGACGAGGGCAAGCTGGAGCTCGACGCCCCGGTCAACCGGTACCTGCCCGGGCTGCTGCCCGACGACCGGATCACGGTGCGCCATCTGCTGAGCCACCGCAGCGGGCTGGCGGACTACACCGAGGCGATGTTCGAGCACACCGTGCCCGGGTTCGAAGCGGTACGGAACCGGGTGTTCAGCCATCAGGAGCTGGTGGACCTCTCGCTGCGCGAGCCGCGGACCACCGAGCCCGGGGCCGCGTACAAGTACTCGAACACCAACTTCGTGGTGGTCGGGATGCTCATCGAGAAACTGACCGGGCGCCCGGTGGCCAAGGAGTACGAGCGCCGCATCATCAAGAGGCTCGGGCTGCGGAACACCTCGTACGTACACCCCGAGACGCGCATCAAGGGGCTGCACGTACGCGGCTACCTGCACCCGGACGAGGCCGGTGCGCCGCTGGTGGACTCCACCGAGCAGACCGCGTCCTGGGCGCAGTCCGCCGGGGCGATGATCTCCAACCCGGCCGATCTGAACACCTTCATGTCCGCGCTGCTCCGGGGCCGGCTGCTGTCGCCGCGGATGCTGGAGGCCATGACCACGATGACCCCGACGGACACCACCAACACCCGTTTCTACGGGCTGGGTCTGCGCCGCTACGACCTGTCGTGCGGCACCTCGGTGTACGGCCACACCGGGACCGTGCAGGGCTTCTACACGTACGCCTTCACCACCCGGGACGGCCGGCGCAGCCTGTCCGCACTGGCGAACACCTCGAACCGGGGCGTGGCCAACACGGCACTCGGCGGAACGCTGGAGGCGGCGTTCTGCGGCAAGAAGCCGGCCGTGGCCGGCTCCGCCAAGGCGCGCGGGTTCTCGGTGGCCCCGGCGGAGGCGGACCTGCCGGAGCGCGGCTGA
- a CDS encoding VanW family protein, which produces MARIRIHGRRAVLPVAGGTLAVGLGGLYLTGLLLTGGQVAEGTTVRGIDIGGMSPAKAQAELDRRLGPAFAAPIALKIGDRTEKADAAALGLTLDTAATVKNAGSGGSGPVAVLGRLFTSSERAVEPVVRMDENKARTALDGIGAATEQKVRDGQVSFEKGRAKAVEPVTGVRLAENRDQALADLRAAYLRADAAPVVLPVQQTQPKIGAAETARAMKEFAEPAMSGPVTLTLAGRRIPITPAVLDGHLEMKAEGNRLVPVLDAKGLLADPAVARPLAQAVPSARDARLGVDTAGRVQVVSEARTGAQVTAKALGDAVRPLLTGTGAGRTGAVATEAVRPRITGESAAQLGIREQLSSFTVNFPAAPYRITNIGRAAELIDGSVVLPGEQWSFNRTVGERTKESGFVDGIMINDGQYTKSPGGGVSAVATTMFNAMFFAGVKPIEFGAHSFYIERYPEGREATVAWGTLDLRWLNDSGHAIYVQAESDDTSVTIRLFGTKKYEIEATQGPRTQIKEPGKRTGTLPKCEVQTPLEGFDVTVGRIFRQDGREVKRENFTTHYTPRDEVTCTPADAPAPAPASPAAPKGTPAA; this is translated from the coding sequence ATGGCACGCATACGCATCCACGGGCGCCGGGCGGTCCTGCCGGTCGCCGGCGGCACCCTTGCCGTGGGCCTGGGCGGTCTCTACCTCACCGGGCTGCTGCTCACCGGCGGACAGGTCGCCGAAGGCACCACGGTCCGCGGGATCGACATCGGCGGCATGAGCCCGGCCAAGGCGCAGGCGGAACTCGACCGCCGGCTCGGACCCGCCTTCGCGGCACCCATCGCCCTGAAGATCGGCGACCGTACCGAGAAGGCCGATGCCGCAGCCCTCGGCCTCACCCTGGACACCGCCGCCACCGTCAAGAACGCCGGCAGCGGGGGATCCGGCCCGGTGGCCGTGCTCGGCCGCCTCTTCACCTCCTCCGAGCGCGCGGTCGAGCCGGTGGTCCGGATGGACGAGAACAAGGCCCGTACCGCGCTCGACGGCATCGGCGCCGCCACCGAGCAGAAGGTCCGCGACGGGCAGGTGTCCTTCGAGAAGGGCCGCGCCAAGGCCGTGGAGCCGGTCACCGGCGTCCGCCTGGCCGAGAACCGGGACCAGGCCCTGGCCGACCTCCGCGCGGCCTATCTCCGGGCCGACGCCGCGCCCGTGGTGCTGCCGGTGCAGCAGACCCAGCCGAAGATCGGCGCAGCGGAGACCGCGCGCGCCATGAAGGAGTTCGCCGAGCCGGCGATGTCCGGCCCGGTCACGCTCACCCTGGCCGGCCGGCGCATCCCGATCACCCCCGCCGTGCTCGACGGCCACCTGGAGATGAAGGCCGAGGGCAACCGCCTCGTTCCGGTCCTGGACGCCAAGGGCCTGCTCGCCGACCCCGCCGTCGCCCGCCCGCTGGCCCAGGCCGTTCCGAGCGCCCGGGACGCACGGCTCGGGGTCGACACCGCCGGCCGGGTCCAGGTGGTCTCCGAGGCCCGGACGGGTGCCCAGGTCACCGCCAAGGCCCTCGGCGACGCCGTCCGGCCGCTGCTGACCGGCACCGGGGCGGGCCGCACCGGAGCGGTCGCCACCGAGGCCGTCCGGCCCCGGATCACCGGGGAGTCCGCAGCGCAGCTCGGCATCCGGGAGCAGCTCTCCTCCTTCACCGTCAACTTCCCCGCGGCCCCCTACCGCATCACCAACATCGGCCGCGCCGCGGAGCTCATCGACGGCTCGGTCGTCCTCCCCGGGGAGCAGTGGAGCTTCAACCGCACGGTGGGCGAACGCACGAAGGAGAGCGGCTTCGTCGACGGCATCATGATCAACGACGGGCAGTACACCAAGTCCCCCGGCGGCGGGGTCTCGGCCGTGGCCACCACCATGTTCAACGCGATGTTCTTCGCAGGTGTGAAGCCCATCGAGTTCGGTGCCCACTCCTTCTACATCGAGCGCTACCCCGAAGGCCGGGAGGCCACCGTCGCCTGGGGCACCCTCGATCTGCGCTGGCTGAACGATTCCGGCCACGCCATCTACGTCCAGGCCGAGTCCGACGACACCTCGGTGACGATCCGTCTGTTCGGCACGAAGAAGTACGAGATCGAGGCGACCCAGGGGCCGCGTACCCAGATCAAGGAGCCCGGCAAGCGCACCGGCACCCTGCCGAAGTGCGAGGTCCAGACCCCGCTGGAGGGCTTCGACGTCACCGTCGGCCGGATCTTCCGCCAGGACGGCCGCGAGGTGAAGCGCGAGAACTTCACCACCCACTACACCCCGCGCGACGAGGTCACCTGCACCCCGGCCGACGCACCGGCGCCGGCCCCGGCGTCTCCGGCGGCCCCGAAGGGCACGCCGGCGGCGTAG
- a CDS encoding FAD-dependent oxidoreductase, producing MPRPLRVAIVGAGPAGIYAADALLKSEAAADPGVSIDLFERMPAPFGLIRYGVAPDHPRIKGIITALHQVLDKPQVRLFGNVDYPNDISLDELHAFYDAVIFSTGASADRALDIPGAGLDGSYGAADFVSWYDGHPDVPRTWPLEAEKVAVLGVGNVALDVARILAKTADELLPTEIPPNVYEGLQANRAKEIHVFGRRGPAQAKFSPMELRELDHSPTIEVIVNPEDIDYDAGSIETRRSNKQADMVAKTLENWAIRDIGERPHKLFLHFFESPAEILGEDGRVTGLRTERTQLDGSGNVTGTGEFQDWDVQAVYRAVGYLSEELPKLPWDVESGTVPDEGGRVVEAGRHLASTYVTGWIRRGPIGLIGHTKGDANETVANLLDDHANGRLPAPAAPEPEAVDAFLAERGVRHTTWDGWYRLDAAEKALGEPQGRERVKIVEREEMLKASGA from the coding sequence ATGCCCCGCCCCCTCCGGGTAGCCATCGTCGGAGCCGGCCCCGCCGGCATCTACGCCGCCGATGCGCTCCTGAAGTCCGAGGCTGCCGCCGACCCCGGCGTGTCCATAGACCTCTTCGAGAGGATGCCCGCGCCCTTCGGGCTGATCCGGTACGGCGTCGCCCCCGACCACCCGCGGATCAAGGGCATCATCACCGCCCTGCACCAGGTCCTCGACAAGCCCCAGGTGCGGCTCTTCGGCAACGTCGACTACCCGAACGACATCAGCCTCGACGAGCTCCACGCGTTCTACGACGCGGTGATCTTCTCGACCGGCGCCAGCGCCGACCGCGCCCTGGACATCCCCGGCGCCGGGCTCGACGGTTCGTACGGCGCGGCCGACTTCGTGTCCTGGTACGACGGCCACCCGGACGTCCCGCGCACCTGGCCCCTCGAGGCGGAGAAGGTCGCCGTCCTCGGCGTCGGAAACGTCGCCCTCGACGTGGCCCGCATCCTCGCGAAGACCGCGGACGAGCTGCTGCCGACCGAGATCCCGCCGAACGTCTACGAAGGCCTGCAGGCCAACCGGGCCAAGGAGATCCACGTCTTCGGCCGCCGCGGCCCGGCCCAGGCCAAGTTCAGCCCGATGGAGCTGCGCGAGCTGGACCACTCCCCCACCATCGAGGTCATCGTCAACCCCGAGGACATCGACTACGACGCCGGATCGATCGAGACCCGCCGCTCCAACAAGCAGGCGGACATGGTCGCCAAGACCCTGGAGAACTGGGCGATCCGGGACATCGGCGAGCGGCCCCACAAGCTCTTCCTGCACTTCTTCGAGTCCCCGGCCGAGATCCTCGGCGAGGACGGCCGGGTGACCGGGCTGCGCACCGAGCGCACGCAGCTGGACGGCAGCGGGAACGTCACCGGCACCGGCGAGTTCCAGGACTGGGACGTCCAGGCGGTGTACCGGGCGGTGGGCTACCTGTCCGAGGAACTGCCCAAGCTGCCGTGGGACGTCGAGTCCGGCACGGTCCCGGACGAGGGCGGCCGGGTGGTCGAAGCCGGCCGGCACCTTGCGTCCACGTATGTCACGGGCTGGATCCGGCGCGGTCCGATCGGCCTGATCGGCCACACCAAGGGCGACGCGAACGAGACGGTGGCCAACCTGCTCGACGACCACGCCAACGGCCGCCTGCCGGCCCCGGCCGCTCCGGAACCGGAGGCCGTGGACGCCTTCCTCGCCGAGCGCGGCGTCCGCCACACCACCTGGGACGGCTGGTACCGGCTGGACGCGGCCGAGAAGGCCCTCGGCGAGCCCCAGGGCCGCGAGCGCGTGAAGATCGTCGAGCGCGAGGAGATGCTCAAGGCGAGCGGCGCCTGA
- a CDS encoding tRNA-dependent cyclodipeptide synthase: MTTATATATELFRVQPYTLHCQVIHDQGDHALIGISPGNSYFSAQRVLDLGRWGAENFREVDILYTDLHVAEMYEAFGYDPIDAQRKTVKNLRGVRAKVNNAAAALDPGDGRIRARTLSEFTENAAYREIHARILKLLDSDPEFREVCEGLATYFLSTKSDGAPSTQRQREVCLKYICAEAPLFLDTPAIFGVPSSLNCYHQLLPMAELLYSRGAGLRASRNQGHAVITPAEGAPDVR, from the coding sequence TTGACCACAGCGACAGCCACGGCAACGGAACTCTTCAGAGTCCAGCCCTACACCCTTCACTGCCAGGTCATCCACGATCAGGGCGATCACGCTCTGATCGGCATCTCCCCCGGGAACAGCTACTTTTCGGCCCAGCGCGTACTGGACCTCGGCCGTTGGGGGGCCGAGAACTTCCGTGAGGTCGACATCCTCTACACCGACCTCCATGTGGCCGAGATGTACGAGGCCTTCGGGTACGACCCGATCGACGCCCAGCGCAAGACGGTCAAGAACCTGCGCGGCGTCCGCGCCAAGGTCAACAACGCCGCAGCCGCCCTCGATCCGGGCGACGGCCGGATCCGGGCCAGGACGCTGTCCGAGTTCACCGAGAACGCGGCGTACCGGGAGATCCATGCCCGGATCCTCAAACTCCTCGACTCCGACCCGGAGTTCCGCGAGGTCTGCGAGGGGCTCGCGACCTACTTCCTGTCCACCAAGTCGGACGGGGCGCCCAGTACCCAACGGCAGCGCGAGGTCTGCCTGAAGTACATCTGCGCCGAGGCCCCGCTCTTCCTGGACACCCCGGCCATCTTCGGGGTCCCGTCCTCGCTCAACTGCTACCACCAGCTCCTGCCGATGGCCGAGCTGCTGTACTCCCGAGGCGCGGGGCTGCGCGCCTCCCGCAACCAGGGCCACGCCGTCATCACGCCCGCCGAAGGAGCACCCGATGTCCGTTGA
- a CDS encoding cytochrome P450 yields MSVETLPELIDFPFDSRGDRLPAEIEALRAEPVKKVRTIAGDEAWLVSSYQLCKQVLEDPRFSLKETSAPGVPRQYALTIPPEVVNNMGNITGAGLRKAVLKAINPKAEGLADYIRANAAELVDRILATGAPVDLRAAFTSPYSEAMHCRILGIPFEDAQRLAASLDIAFMNSACPVTGAKLNWDRDMAYMVERLDDPATYGLMAELAALREDPDYAHLTDEMLATVGVTFFGAGVISTMGFLTMALFSLLQHPELWEELKADRSKIPAALDELLRINLSIADGLPRLATEDLQLGDVLVKKGELVLVLVEGANFDPEAFENPDEIDLERPNNHTHLSFGGGGHYCPATALGKKHAEIAIETLLDKMPGMKLAVPVDQLVWRTRFMKRIPERLPVMW; encoded by the coding sequence ATGTCCGTTGAGACGCTGCCCGAGCTGATCGACTTCCCCTTCGATTCGCGCGGTGACCGTCTGCCCGCGGAGATCGAGGCGTTGCGCGCCGAGCCGGTGAAGAAGGTCCGGACGATAGCCGGCGACGAAGCCTGGCTCGTGTCCTCCTATCAGCTGTGCAAGCAGGTTCTGGAGGACCCGAGGTTCAGCCTCAAGGAGACCTCGGCGCCGGGCGTGCCCCGGCAGTACGCACTGACGATCCCGCCCGAAGTCGTCAACAACATGGGCAACATCACCGGAGCGGGCCTGCGCAAGGCGGTGCTGAAGGCGATCAACCCCAAGGCCGAGGGCCTGGCGGACTACATCCGTGCGAACGCCGCCGAGCTGGTCGACAGGATCCTCGCCACCGGTGCTCCGGTGGACCTGCGGGCCGCGTTCACCAGCCCGTACTCGGAGGCGATGCACTGCCGGATCCTGGGCATCCCGTTCGAGGACGCCCAGAGGCTGGCCGCCAGCCTGGACATCGCCTTCATGAACTCCGCCTGCCCGGTCACCGGCGCCAAGCTCAACTGGGACCGGGACATGGCCTACATGGTGGAGCGGCTGGACGACCCCGCCACCTACGGGCTGATGGCCGAGCTCGCCGCCCTGCGCGAGGACCCGGACTACGCGCACCTGACCGACGAGATGCTGGCGACGGTCGGTGTGACCTTCTTCGGCGCCGGCGTGATCTCCACCATGGGCTTCCTGACCATGGCGCTCTTCTCGCTGTTGCAGCACCCCGAGCTGTGGGAGGAGCTCAAGGCCGACCGGTCGAAGATCCCGGCCGCGCTGGACGAGCTGCTGCGCATCAACCTGTCCATCGCCGACGGCCTGCCGCGGCTGGCCACGGAGGACCTGCAGCTCGGTGACGTGCTGGTGAAGAAGGGCGAGCTGGTGCTGGTACTGGTCGAGGGCGCCAACTTCGACCCGGAGGCGTTCGAGAACCCGGACGAGATCGACCTGGAGCGCCCGAACAACCACACGCACCTCTCCTTCGGGGGCGGCGGCCACTACTGCCCGGCCACCGCGCTCGGCAAGAAGCACGCCGAGATCGCCATCGAGACGCTGCTCGACAAGATGCCCGGGATGAAGCTCGCGGTGCCCGTCGATCAGCTGGTGTGGCGGACCCGCTTCATGAAGCGGATCCCGGAGCGCCTCCCGGTGATGTGGTGA
- a CDS encoding PaaI family thioesterase: MSLAPAEADKILADNFAPWVLDLGLTVRETGPQHAVLRLPWSDRLARDGGGLSGQAMMAAADTATVIAISAARGGYGPMTTVQQSTSFQRPVVGVDLLIDVRITKLGKRMAFADVTLTPEGAEEPAAKASTVYALLG, translated from the coding sequence ATGAGCCTCGCACCCGCTGAAGCCGACAAGATCCTCGCCGACAACTTCGCCCCCTGGGTGCTGGACCTCGGCCTGACCGTCCGGGAGACCGGTCCGCAGCACGCCGTACTCCGGCTGCCCTGGTCCGACCGGCTCGCCCGGGACGGCGGCGGGCTCTCCGGACAGGCCATGATGGCCGCCGCCGACACCGCCACCGTGATCGCGATCTCCGCGGCCCGCGGCGGCTACGGCCCGATGACCACCGTCCAGCAGTCCACCAGCTTCCAGCGCCCGGTGGTCGGCGTCGACCTCCTGATCGACGTACGGATCACCAAACTGGGCAAGCGGATGGCCTTCGCGGACGTCACCCTGACCCCGGAGGGGGCCGAGGAGCCGGCCGCGAAGGCCTCCACCGTCTACGCCCTGCTGGGCTGA